A part of Arachis hypogaea cultivar Tifrunner chromosome 12, arahy.Tifrunner.gnm2.J5K5, whole genome shotgun sequence genomic DNA contains:
- the LOC112728903 gene encoding serine/threonine-protein phosphatase 7 long form homolog — protein MEDEARLYRLNGITHVAGSIDDEPTKIISGVRRQQNMPLHERIIPYLETAGLYHLARLNSHWFWVDEPLLSAFIERWRPETHTFHMPFGECTITLQDVAYQLGLPIDGEPVSGCLTDFENLMEHGRPAWDWFRDLFGELPPQNKVKQMTVCYTWFHERFRVLPADASEETVRIYARAYIVMLLSSQLFADKNVNRVHLRWLPYLASLDELGRYSWGSAALAWLYRCLCRGTNRNVVNLAGPLQLLQSWIFWRFPSLRPGGFDGFGFPFASRWASYLPRNDAVGQRVLSARLMLDRLRVQDFVWEPYSSVEVASIIHPEILVDQHRRLWTAITSLIYFAAIEWHQVDRVIPQFGGVQHLPQPALNIDWLHGKDGRGGDRWFPRYYREWHEHWENRLYSVIPVQRAADPGPSAEYLDWWCRVAHRFLSADVAFQDPRPIVLTEETIHRGSSQAPPGCTFTTDQIIGVSIGDAV, from the exons ATGGAGGATGAAGCTCGCTTGTACCGACTAAATGGTATTACTCATGTGGCTGGATCTATTGATGATGAG CCCACTAAGATTATTAGTGGCGTGAGGAGGCAACAGAATATGCCTTTACACGAGCGGATCATACCGTACCTGGAGACCGCCGGGTTGTATCATTTGGCTAGACTGAACAGTCACTGGTTCTGGGTTGACGAGCCTCTACTCAGCGCATTTATTGAGCGGTGGCGTCCTGAAACGCACACCTTCCACATGCCATTTGGTGAGTGCACTATCACGTTGCAAGATGTGGCATATCAGCTTGGTTTGCCAATTGATGGGGAGCCTGTCAGTGGGTGCCTGACTGACTTTGAGAATCTGATGGAACACGGTAGACCGGCATGGGACTGGTTTCGTGATTTGTTTGGTGAGTTACCTCCGCAGAATAAGGTAAAGCAGATGACAGTGTGCTACACATGGTTCCATGAGAGGTTCCGGGTTCTCCCAGCAGATGCTAGCGAGGAGACCGTGCGTATATACGCGCGAGCTTATATTGTGATGCTGTTGTCCTCCCAATTGTTCGCCGACAAGAATGTGAACCGGGTCCACCTTCGCTGGTTGCCTTATTTGGCGTCGTTGGACGAGTTGGGGAGATACAGCTGGGGTTCGGCGGCACTTGCCTGGTTGTACAGATGTCTCTGTCGTGGGACAAACAGAAATGTTGTTAACTTGGCCGGGCCACTGCAGCTTCTTCAgtcttggattttctggaggtttCCCAGCTTGAGACCTGGTGGTTTTGATGGATTCGGGTTTCCCTTTGCATCGAG GTGGGCTTCATATCTACCTAGAAACGATGCAGTGGGTCAAAGAGTCTTGTCTGCACGCCTTATGTTGGATCGATTGCGTGTCCAGGAT TTTGTGTGGGAGCCATATTCATCTGTCGAGGTTGCTTCTATTATTCATCCGGAGATACTAGTTGACCAGCACCGTAGGTTATGGACGGCCATCACTAGCCTGATATATTTTGCTGCGATTGAGTGGCATCAGGTGGATCGGGTGATTCCTCAGTTCGGCGGTGTGCAGCATCTTCCTCAGCCAGCTCTGAACATAGATTGGTTACATGGCAAGGATGGCAGGGGTGGAGACCGATGGTTCCCTAGATATTATCGAGAGTGGCATGAGCATTGGGAGAACCGGCTTTATTCAGTCATACCGGTCCAGCGAGCTGCTGACCCCGGTCCATCAGCTGAGTACTTGGACTGGTGGTGCCGTGTGGCCCACAGATTCCTCTCCGCAGATGTTGCATTTCAGGATCCGAGGCCGATTGTTTTGACCGAGGAGACTATTCACAGAGGGTCGTCCCAGGCCCCCCCAGGGTGCACGTTTACGACAGACCAGATAATAGGCGTGTCGATCGGCGACGCCGTATAG